In a single window of the Prochlorococcus marinus str. AS9601 genome:
- the purS gene encoding phosphoribosylformylglycinamidine synthase subunit PurS: MDQFAVKVFVRLRPSVLDPAGEATKSASIKLGAEGIKSLRIGKMIEVKIEGNGEDEVRKKIDLLCDRLFANIVIEDYEYSLEKL, from the coding sequence TTGGACCAATTTGCTGTAAAAGTTTTTGTAAGACTAAGACCCTCAGTTTTAGATCCAGCAGGGGAAGCTACTAAATCTGCTTCTATAAAACTTGGAGCCGAGGGAATAAAATCATTACGTATAGGAAAAATGATTGAGGTTAAAATAGAAGGTAATGGTGAAGACGAAGTAAGGAAAAAAATTGATTTATTGTGTGATAGGTTATTCGCAAATATTGTTATTGAAGATTATGAGTATTCACTAGAAAAATTATAA
- a CDS encoding Gfo/Idh/MocA family protein: MNTKNKKLKIAIAGLGFGKKVHLEALKESDHLTPVAIYHYDKKQKSILEKETGLDFFHNWEDLVKSPKIDGIIIATPPESRFKLAKQALENNKNLLLEKPVSISSSEIEELQRISLINNLSVCVDFEYRAVPLFLQTKKLIDENILGDIYLVKLDWLMGSRSDPKRFWNWYSLEEKGGGVIGALGTHAFDMLNWFFGEAINVSGKLATSIKKRPLPNSSDLNAVTSEDVCLANIEITNYSSNLIPCQVSLSSISKNGRGFCLEIYGSEGSLILKSENQKDYVHGFNLKYSNNENKIQNLTADSSFNFEKTWTDGRIAPVLRIQNLWAQSIINGTPVIPGLCEGLASHKVCEAIRESSKSGLSIKI, encoded by the coding sequence ATGAATACTAAAAATAAAAAATTAAAAATAGCAATCGCTGGACTAGGGTTTGGGAAAAAAGTTCATTTAGAGGCATTAAAAGAGTCTGATCACTTAACTCCTGTAGCAATTTATCATTACGATAAAAAGCAAAAATCGATATTAGAAAAAGAAACGGGCTTAGATTTTTTTCATAATTGGGAAGACTTAGTTAAATCTCCAAAAATTGATGGAATTATTATTGCCACTCCTCCTGAATCAAGATTTAAGTTAGCAAAACAAGCTCTTGAGAATAATAAAAATCTGCTCCTAGAAAAACCCGTTTCAATATCCTCCTCAGAAATTGAAGAGCTTCAGAGAATATCTTTGATTAATAATTTAAGCGTATGTGTTGATTTTGAATATAGAGCAGTACCTCTTTTCCTTCAGACAAAAAAACTTATTGATGAAAATATCTTAGGAGATATATATTTAGTCAAATTAGATTGGTTAATGGGCAGTAGATCCGACCCCAAAAGATTCTGGAATTGGTATTCATTGGAAGAAAAAGGTGGAGGAGTTATTGGTGCTTTAGGTACTCATGCATTCGATATGTTGAATTGGTTTTTTGGAGAAGCAATAAACGTATCTGGCAAGTTAGCAACATCAATAAAAAAAAGACCTTTACCTAATTCATCTGATTTAAATGCTGTTACGAGTGAGGATGTATGTTTAGCCAATATAGAAATAACAAACTACAGCTCGAATCTTATTCCATGTCAGGTATCTTTATCATCAATTTCTAAAAATGGTAGAGGATTTTGTTTAGAAATATATGGAAGCGAAGGTTCACTAATTCTTAAAAGCGAAAACCAAAAAGATTATGTACATGGTTTTAATTTGAAATATTCAAACAACGAAAATAAAATACAAAATCTAACTGCAGATTCAAGTTTTAATTTTGAAAAAACATGGACTGATGGGAGAATAGCTCCAGTTTTGAGAATTCAAAATTTATGGGCTCAGAGTATAATTAACGGAACACCTGTAATCCCAGGCTTATGCGAGGGACTTGCTAGTCATAAAGTTTGCGAAGCCATAAGAGAATCTTCCAAAAGTGGATTAAGTATCAAAATTTAA
- the accD gene encoding acetyl-CoA carboxylase, carboxyltransferase subunit beta, whose product MSLIDWFAARRKDQFVGKVSQDTDEGDGLWVKCSECSQVAYRKDLISNFNVCNNCGHHNRINSDERINIIADKNSFKEFDSLLSPTDPLGFKDRRAYADRIKESQAGTGLRDGVVTGICSVNSMPLALAVMDFRFMGGSMGSVVGEKITRIIERATLENFPILIVCASGGARMQEGMLSLMQMAKISGALKKHKEKNLLYMPLLTHPTTGGVTASFAMLGDLILAEPKALIGFAGRRVIEQTLREKLPDNFQTAEYLLEHGFVDVIVKRKDLKDTLTKILKIHGVKELAEANT is encoded by the coding sequence GTGTCATTAATCGACTGGTTTGCCGCAAGGCGTAAAGATCAATTTGTTGGGAAAGTTTCCCAAGATACTGACGAAGGAGATGGTTTGTGGGTTAAATGTTCAGAGTGTTCGCAAGTAGCCTACAGAAAAGACCTAATTTCAAATTTCAATGTTTGTAATAATTGTGGACACCACAATAGGATTAATAGCGATGAAAGGATAAATATAATTGCTGATAAAAATTCATTCAAAGAATTTGATAGTTTACTAAGTCCTACAGATCCTTTGGGTTTTAAAGATAGAAGAGCGTATGCTGATCGAATTAAAGAAAGTCAAGCAGGTACAGGTTTAAGAGATGGAGTCGTAACAGGTATCTGTTCTGTGAATTCAATGCCTTTAGCATTAGCTGTTATGGATTTTAGATTTATGGGAGGATCCATGGGTTCAGTAGTTGGTGAAAAAATTACAAGGATAATTGAGAGAGCAACTTTGGAAAATTTTCCAATTCTTATTGTTTGCGCATCAGGAGGAGCAAGGATGCAAGAAGGCATGTTAAGTCTCATGCAAATGGCAAAAATATCTGGAGCACTAAAAAAACATAAAGAGAAAAATCTCTTATATATGCCCTTGTTAACTCATCCAACTACTGGAGGGGTAACAGCCAGCTTTGCGATGTTAGGTGATTTAATTTTGGCGGAACCTAAAGCACTTATTGGATTTGCTGGAAGAAGGGTTATAGAACAAACATTAAGAGAAAAATTACCCGATAATTTTCAAACAGCTGAATATCTGCTTGAGCATGGTTTTGTTGATGTAATAGTGAAAAGGAAAGATCTCAAGGATACTCTGACTAAAATTTTAAAAATTCATGGTGTAAAAGAACTTGCAGAAGCAAATACATAA
- the lpxD gene encoding UDP-3-O-(3-hydroxymyristoyl)glucosamine N-acyltransferase, protein MLLSDLVDLIKKGNSNFISANIFEDLNIDDAASLDAAVKHQISFLEENNILKEKLDQTKASAIITTNNDEIVSALKKLNISSIIVKNPRIAFAEVLDYLYKTINFKPGIHASAVIDKTAIIGADCHIGPNVYIGENTVIGDNNHILPGSSILGNVQIGNNNIIHPNCVIYENTTLKNNCVINSNSVIGSEGFGYIPENGKWVKMPQKGGVKIMSFVEIGTNCCIDRPAVGFTFIDEGTKLDNLIQIGHGVKIGKNCAFAAQVGIAGGANIGDGVILAGQVGVNNRVKVGNNVIASSKCGIHCDIEDGKVISGFPAMENKSWLRSSSIFKKLPELAKKLRQLDKQ, encoded by the coding sequence ATGCTTTTAAGTGATTTAGTTGATCTAATAAAAAAAGGAAATTCAAATTTTATTAGTGCCAATATTTTCGAAGATTTAAATATAGATGATGCTGCCTCATTAGATGCTGCAGTTAAACATCAAATATCTTTTTTAGAGGAAAATAATATCCTTAAAGAAAAATTAGATCAAACTAAAGCATCAGCAATAATAACTACTAACAACGATGAAATCGTTAGTGCTCTAAAAAAACTCAATATATCTAGCATAATCGTTAAAAATCCAAGAATTGCATTTGCAGAAGTATTGGATTATTTATATAAAACTATCAATTTCAAACCAGGAATTCATGCTTCAGCAGTTATAGATAAAACAGCAATAATTGGAGCAGATTGCCATATTGGACCTAATGTCTATATTGGAGAAAATACCGTAATTGGAGACAATAATCATATTCTTCCTGGATCATCAATTTTAGGCAATGTTCAAATAGGAAATAATAATATAATTCATCCAAATTGTGTTATTTACGAAAATACCACTCTAAAAAATAATTGTGTAATTAATTCAAATTCTGTTATTGGATCAGAGGGATTTGGTTATATTCCTGAAAATGGCAAATGGGTAAAGATGCCGCAAAAAGGTGGTGTAAAAATAATGAGTTTTGTAGAAATTGGAACTAATTGTTGTATTGATAGACCTGCAGTTGGATTTACTTTTATTGATGAGGGAACAAAGTTGGATAATTTAATACAAATAGGTCATGGCGTAAAAATTGGAAAGAATTGTGCATTTGCAGCTCAAGTTGGTATCGCTGGAGGCGCAAATATTGGAGATGGTGTTATTTTGGCAGGGCAAGTAGGAGTCAATAATAGAGTAAAAGTTGGTAATAATGTCATTGCGAGTTCAAAATGCGGAATCCATTGTGACATTGAAGATGGCAAGGTAATAAGTGGTTTCCCCGCTATGGAAAATAAATCATGGCTAAGGAGTTCAAGTATTTTTAAAAAATTACCAGAATTAGCAAAAAAACTTAGACAATTAGACAAGCAATAA
- the leuB gene encoding 3-isopropylmalate dehydrogenase has translation MKNYKIVLLSGDGIGPEISEVSKKVLKKLSKNHNFDIEIIEKLFGGIAYEKYGTPAPDETLDQCKKSDAVLLACVGDIKYDSLARELRPESGLLKLRSALNLFANIRPVKIRKSLLEASTLKKEIVENVDLIVVRELIGGIYFGKPRGHITNTKIPKAFNTMVYDLTEIERITEIAIKIANQRNKKICSVDKSNVLEVSQLWRDTVLNITSKDKNISLSNMYVDNAAMQLVRDPGQFDVILTSNLFGDILSDLAAMLTGSIGMLPSASLNNNGPGVFEPVHGSAPDIAGKNIANPIAMLLSASMMLKIGLNEEEAAENLETAIDKVLSKGFRTADLADGSTEVLSCSEIGDKIMYEI, from the coding sequence ATGAAAAATTATAAGATTGTTTTATTGTCAGGAGACGGAATTGGACCAGAGATTTCAGAAGTTTCAAAAAAAGTTTTAAAAAAGCTTTCAAAAAATCATAATTTCGATATTGAGATTATTGAAAAATTATTTGGAGGGATAGCATATGAAAAATATGGTACTCCTGCTCCAGATGAGACACTAGATCAATGCAAAAAAAGTGATGCAGTACTTTTAGCATGTGTTGGAGATATAAAATATGATTCTCTTGCAAGAGAATTAAGGCCAGAAAGTGGGTTACTAAAGTTAAGATCTGCTCTAAACCTTTTTGCAAATATCAGGCCTGTCAAAATAAGAAAATCTCTCTTGGAAGCAAGTACATTAAAAAAAGAAATCGTTGAGAATGTAGATCTTATTGTTGTAAGAGAATTAATAGGGGGAATTTATTTTGGAAAACCAAGAGGACATATAACAAATACAAAAATCCCAAAAGCTTTCAATACAATGGTTTATGATTTGACCGAAATAGAAAGAATAACTGAAATAGCAATAAAAATTGCTAACCAAAGAAATAAAAAAATATGTTCTGTTGATAAATCAAACGTTCTTGAGGTTAGTCAATTATGGAGAGATACAGTTTTAAATATCACCTCAAAAGATAAAAATATATCCCTAAGCAATATGTACGTTGATAATGCAGCAATGCAATTAGTTAGAGATCCTGGTCAATTTGATGTGATTTTAACTAGTAATTTATTTGGAGATATTTTAAGCGATTTAGCAGCAATGTTAACTGGTTCTATTGGTATGCTTCCATCTGCTTCTTTAAACAATAATGGCCCAGGCGTTTTTGAACCTGTTCATGGTTCGGCTCCTGATATAGCTGGTAAAAACATAGCTAATCCTATTGCAATGCTTTTATCTGCTTCCATGATGTTAAAAATTGGATTAAATGAAGAAGAAGCTGCAGAAAATTTAGAAACTGCCATTGATAAAGTTTTATCAAAAGGATTTAGAACAGCAGATTTAGCTGATGGGTCTACTGAAGTTTTATCTTGCAGTGAAATCGGAGATAAAATAATGTATGAAATTTAA
- a CDS encoding GTP-binding protein yields the protein MKKKIPVIVVSGFLGSGKTTFLRYLLKESNKKFGLIINEFGDVGIDGDLIKSCDKCDESEDDCVIELNNGCLCCTVQDDFVPSIKALLEFNPPIESIIIETSGLALPIPLIQALNWPEIRSSIYLDVVVGIVNGESMLNGSPINDLNKITKQYNETDKIDHNATIDELFEEQLEVSDIVLVSRSDILNDDQFEVVKHKIQGSLNSSTPVLKSNNGKIDLNYLFDFNFKKETYKEFLTEEHDHNHVELVSDSIKLNYFLEKNDFEKEMSKILDELNILRIKGRIWIPNKSLPLQIQIVGKKINTWFEEAPDNCWRPNDNAGLELVIISFDENSIKTFNKIIKEKFKILSDPKIAI from the coding sequence ATGAAAAAAAAAATACCAGTTATAGTTGTTTCAGGATTTCTTGGTTCAGGTAAAACAACTTTTCTAAGATATTTATTAAAAGAGAGTAATAAAAAATTTGGTTTAATAATTAATGAATTTGGTGATGTTGGAATTGACGGTGATTTGATTAAAAGTTGTGATAAATGTGATGAATCTGAAGACGACTGCGTAATCGAATTAAACAATGGATGTTTATGTTGTACTGTTCAAGATGATTTTGTTCCATCAATAAAAGCTCTCCTAGAATTTAATCCTCCTATCGAATCAATAATTATCGAAACAAGTGGCTTGGCACTACCAATTCCCTTAATTCAAGCACTTAACTGGCCTGAAATTAGGTCTTCCATTTACCTTGATGTTGTTGTTGGTATCGTTAATGGAGAATCAATGCTTAATGGTTCACCAATTAATGATTTAAATAAAATAACAAAACAATATAATGAAACAGATAAAATTGATCATAACGCCACTATAGATGAACTTTTTGAGGAGCAACTAGAAGTTTCTGATATCGTTTTAGTCTCTAGATCAGATATCTTAAATGATGATCAGTTTGAAGTTGTAAAACATAAAATTCAAGGAAGTCTAAACTCATCTACTCCAGTCCTTAAATCCAATAATGGCAAAATTGATTTGAACTATCTATTTGATTTTAATTTTAAAAAAGAGACTTATAAAGAGTTTTTAACTGAAGAACATGACCATAATCATGTTGAACTTGTATCAGATTCAATTAAATTAAATTATTTCCTTGAAAAAAATGACTTTGAAAAGGAGATGTCAAAAATTTTGGATGAATTAAACATTCTTCGAATAAAAGGACGTATTTGGATACCAAACAAATCATTACCTTTACAAATACAAATTGTTGGAAAGAAAATTAATACTTGGTTTGAAGAAGCTCCAGACAATTGTTGGAGACCAAATGATAATGCTGGGCTTGAATTAGTAATAATTTCCTTTGATGAAAATTCTATAAAAACTTTCAATAAAATAATTAAAGAGAAATTTAAGATTTTAAGTGACCCAAAAATAGCAATTTGA
- the fba gene encoding class II fructose-bisphosphate aldolase (catalyzes the reversible aldol condensation of dihydroxyacetonephosphate and glyceraldehyde 3-phosphate in the Calvin cycle, glycolysis, and/or gluconeogenesis), producing the protein MALVPLRLLLDHAAENGYGIPAFNVNNLEQVQAIMEAAYETDSPVILQASRGARNYAGEIFLRHLILAATETYPNIPVVMHQDHGNEPSTCYSAAINGFTSVMMDGSLEADAKTPASYEYNVAVTKKVVDFAHSVGVSVEGELGCLGSLETGKGEAEDGHGFEGELSTDMLLTDPEEAADFVAKTKVDALAIAIGTSHGAYKFTRKPTGEVLAISRIAEIHKALPNTHLVMHGSSSVPQEWLDIINKFGGEIPQTYGVPVEEIQEGIRNGVRKVNIDTDNRLAFTAAVREAAFADKANFDPRHFNKPARKYMKQVCLDRYKQFWCEGQASKIKQNSTNYFADLYAKGDLDPKVKATV; encoded by the coding sequence ATGGCCCTCGTTCCACTAAGACTACTTTTAGATCACGCTGCTGAGAATGGTTACGGTATTCCAGCTTTCAATGTTAATAACCTTGAACAAGTTCAAGCAATCATGGAAGCAGCATATGAAACTGATAGTCCTGTAATCCTCCAAGCTTCAAGAGGGGCAAGAAATTATGCAGGAGAAATTTTCCTACGTCATCTAATCCTTGCTGCTACAGAAACATATCCTAATATTCCAGTAGTAATGCACCAAGACCACGGTAATGAGCCATCAACATGTTATTCAGCAGCAATAAATGGTTTCACATCAGTAATGATGGACGGTTCTCTAGAGGCAGATGCAAAAACACCCGCTAGTTACGAATACAATGTTGCAGTTACTAAAAAAGTAGTAGATTTTGCTCATTCAGTTGGAGTTAGTGTTGAAGGAGAGTTGGGTTGCTTAGGTTCATTAGAGACAGGAAAAGGTGAAGCGGAAGATGGTCATGGATTTGAAGGTGAACTTTCTACAGATATGCTTCTGACTGATCCTGAAGAAGCTGCAGATTTTGTAGCTAAAACAAAAGTCGATGCTTTAGCTATTGCTATAGGAACAAGTCATGGTGCTTATAAATTTACAAGAAAACCTACAGGAGAAGTTCTTGCAATAAGCAGAATTGCTGAAATTCATAAAGCACTTCCAAATACCCATCTTGTAATGCATGGATCTAGTTCAGTTCCTCAAGAATGGTTGGATATCATTAACAAATTTGGCGGTGAAATTCCTCAAACATATGGTGTTCCTGTTGAAGAAATTCAAGAGGGAATAAGAAATGGAGTTAGGAAAGTCAACATTGATACTGATAACAGACTTGCTTTCACTGCCGCGGTTAGAGAGGCAGCATTTGCTGATAAGGCAAACTTCGACCCAAGACATTTCAACAAGCCTGCTAGAAAATACATGAAGCAAGTTTGTCTTGATAGATACAAGCAGTTCTGGTGTGAAGGTCAAGCAAGTAAGATCAAACAAAATAGCACTAATTATTTTGCTGATCTTTACGCAAAAGGTGATTTGGATCCAAAAGTAAAAGCTACTGTTTAA
- a CDS encoding pentapeptide repeat-containing protein, with amino-acid sequence MIKSIVFPSLKNALITLLFVGILFFNSVNSAWAKRPPEIRNQQDLNLEPDMHGQDLSGNEYVKFDLNGFNFSESNLEGAVFNNSKLQNSKFNGANLRDALAYATDFTDADLSDVNFTNALLMESNFEGAKIDGADFTDAVLSRTQQKQLCAIANGTNSSTGESTEYSLGC; translated from the coding sequence ATGATTAAATCAATTGTTTTCCCCTCACTAAAGAATGCATTAATTACTTTGTTGTTCGTTGGAATTTTATTTTTTAATTCTGTAAATTCTGCATGGGCTAAACGACCTCCTGAGATTAGAAACCAGCAAGACCTTAATTTAGAGCCAGATATGCATGGTCAAGATTTAAGCGGTAACGAATACGTTAAGTTTGATTTGAATGGATTTAATTTTAGTGAAAGTAATTTAGAAGGCGCGGTGTTCAATAATAGTAAATTGCAAAATTCAAAGTTTAATGGAGCCAATTTAAGAGATGCACTAGCTTATGCAACAGATTTTACAGATGCAGATCTTTCGGATGTTAATTTTACAAATGCTTTATTAATGGAGAGTAATTTTGAAGGAGCAAAAATAGATGGTGCAGATTTTACTGATGCAGTTCTTAGTCGTACACAACAAAAACAATTATGTGCGATTGCTAATGGCACAAATAGTTCTACAGGAGAGAGTACAGAATATAGCTTAGGTTGTTAA
- a CDS encoding phosphoribulokinase, which produces MSKRHPVVAVTGSSGAGTSTVKRAFEHIFAREDIVPAVVEGDSYHRFERMPMKKAMAEALSKGENFSHFGPEANLFDKLEELFKIYGETGGGKKRYYLHSLEEAEEHNTRLGTSLEPGQFTPWEDIPEGTDVLFYEGLHGGVEGDGYNVASYADLLVGVVPITNLEWIQKIHRDNAERGYSAETIVDTILRRMPDYINHICPQFSKTDINFQRIPTIDTSNPFICRNIPTPDESFVIIHFRKGAREKWGIDFQYLLGMINDSFMSSPTSIVVNGGKMGFAMELILTPIIHKMIEEKNK; this is translated from the coding sequence ATGTCAAAACGTCATCCAGTAGTCGCTGTAACAGGATCTTCAGGAGCAGGAACAAGTACAGTAAAAAGAGCCTTTGAGCATATTTTTGCCAGAGAAGATATTGTTCCAGCAGTTGTAGAAGGTGATAGTTACCACAGATTTGAAAGAATGCCTATGAAAAAAGCTATGGCAGAAGCTCTTTCAAAAGGTGAAAATTTCTCTCATTTTGGTCCAGAGGCTAATCTTTTTGACAAGTTAGAAGAACTTTTTAAAATCTATGGTGAAACTGGAGGAGGAAAGAAAAGATATTATCTACATAGTCTTGAAGAAGCAGAAGAACATAATACAAGACTTGGGACATCCCTAGAACCTGGGCAATTTACTCCATGGGAAGATATTCCTGAGGGAACAGATGTACTTTTTTATGAAGGTTTGCATGGCGGGGTAGAAGGTGATGGATACAATGTTGCCTCTTATGCGGATTTACTTGTTGGCGTTGTTCCGATAACAAATTTAGAGTGGATTCAAAAAATCCATAGAGATAACGCAGAAAGAGGTTACTCAGCGGAAACCATTGTGGATACAATATTGAGAAGAATGCCTGATTATATAAATCATATATGCCCACAATTCAGCAAAACCGATATTAATTTCCAAAGAATTCCCACAATTGACACTTCTAATCCTTTCATATGCAGGAATATCCCAACTCCTGATGAGAGCTTTGTGATCATACATTTCAGAAAAGGGGCAAGAGAGAAATGGGGGATTGATTTTCAATACTTGCTTGGAATGATTAATGATTCATTTATGTCAAGTCCAACAAGTATCGTTGTAAATGGAGGAAAAATGGGATTCGCAATGGAACTAATTCTCACTCCAATAATTCATAAAATGATTGAGGAGAAAAATAAATAA
- the purQ gene encoding phosphoribosylformylglycinamidine synthase subunit PurQ, translated as MDNFTVGVVVFPGSNCDRDVSWALEGCLDIRTKYLWHESSDLSDVDAIVLPGGFSYGDYLRCGAIARFSPLINALDEFVKSGKRVLGICNGFQILTESGFLPGALVANKNLNFICDDVELDIISSKGGWFNNVDEKQTIKLPIAHGEGRYHCDSDTLKKLVDNELIALRYRNNPNGSSFDIAGITNEKGNVLGLMPHPERACDETIGGTDGLFTLKSLILK; from the coding sequence ATGGATAATTTTACTGTAGGAGTTGTTGTCTTCCCTGGTTCTAATTGTGATCGTGATGTTTCATGGGCATTGGAAGGTTGTTTAGACATAAGAACAAAATACTTGTGGCATGAGTCTTCAGATTTAAGTGATGTAGATGCAATAGTTTTACCCGGAGGATTTAGCTATGGTGATTATTTAAGATGCGGAGCAATTGCGAGATTCTCTCCATTAATAAATGCCTTGGATGAGTTTGTTAAAAGCGGGAAAAGAGTTTTAGGAATTTGTAATGGGTTTCAAATTTTGACAGAATCAGGGTTTTTGCCTGGTGCGCTTGTTGCAAATAAAAATCTTAATTTTATCTGTGATGACGTTGAACTGGACATCATTTCTTCAAAAGGAGGTTGGTTCAATAATGTAGATGAAAAACAAACAATTAAGTTGCCAATAGCGCATGGGGAAGGAAGATATCATTGTGATTCTGATACTTTAAAGAAACTTGTAGATAATGAATTGATCGCTTTGAGATATAGAAATAATCCCAATGGATCCTCATTCGATATCGCGGGCATAACTAATGAGAAGGGAAATGTTCTTGGTTTAATGCCTCATCCAGAGCGAGCATGCGACGAGACAATTGGTGGGACTGATGGTCTCTTTACATTAAAATCATTAATATTGAAATAA
- a CDS encoding class I fructose-bisphosphate aldolase: MALNYYKNELKENAQLLASKGKGILAVDESTKTVGKRLAGIGVENTEDNRKAYRGMLFTTQGLGKYISGAILFEETLYQNHQDGESMVKKLNDLGIIPGIKVDKGLNPLPGGGDVETFCSGLDGLVERAAKYYEQGARFAKWRAVLQITNDGCPSKLSIQENAWGLARYARSVQESGLVPIIEPEILMDGDHTIEKTAEVQEEVIKQVYIACQANGVFLEGTLLKPSMTVNGADCPTKADPMKVAEMTIRTMERCVPASVPGIVFLSGGLSEEAASVYLNNMNTLYRKALWNVSFSYGRALQHSCLKAWKGSDVEGGQKALIARAQANSEASKGAYVAGSQPSSDEQLFVAGYTY; the protein is encoded by the coding sequence ATGGCTTTAAATTATTACAAAAATGAGCTTAAAGAAAATGCTCAATTACTAGCTTCTAAAGGAAAAGGAATATTAGCGGTAGATGAATCCACTAAAACAGTAGGTAAAAGACTCGCTGGAATTGGCGTTGAGAATACTGAAGACAATAGGAAGGCATATAGAGGAATGCTTTTTACTACACAAGGTCTTGGCAAATATATAAGTGGAGCAATCCTCTTCGAAGAAACTCTTTATCAGAATCACCAAGATGGCGAGTCAATGGTTAAGAAACTAAATGATTTAGGTATTATTCCAGGTATAAAGGTCGATAAAGGCCTAAATCCACTTCCAGGAGGAGGAGATGTAGAAACTTTTTGCTCTGGCCTAGATGGGTTAGTTGAAAGAGCCGCAAAATATTATGAACAAGGTGCCAGATTTGCAAAGTGGAGAGCAGTTCTGCAAATTACAAATGATGGTTGTCCTTCAAAACTATCAATTCAAGAGAATGCTTGGGGATTAGCAAGGTATGCAAGATCAGTTCAAGAATCTGGGTTAGTACCAATTATTGAACCAGAAATCTTAATGGACGGCGACCATACTATTGAAAAAACTGCTGAAGTTCAAGAAGAGGTAATAAAGCAGGTTTATATTGCCTGTCAAGCAAATGGAGTATTTCTAGAAGGTACTCTATTAAAACCTTCTATGACTGTTAATGGAGCAGATTGTCCAACAAAGGCTGATCCTATGAAGGTTGCTGAAATGACAATTAGAACTATGGAAAGATGCGTTCCTGCATCTGTTCCTGGAATAGTTTTCTTATCAGGAGGGTTAAGCGAAGAAGCTGCTTCAGTTTATCTAAATAATATGAACACTCTTTACAGGAAAGCTTTATGGAATGTTTCATTCTCCTATGGAAGAGCATTACAACATTCATGCTTAAAGGCCTGGAAAGGAAGCGATGTTGAAGGAGGTCAAAAAGCATTAATAGCAAGAGCTCAAGCAAACTCTGAAGCTTCAAAAGGTGCCTATGTAGCAGGATCTCAACCTTCATCTGATGAGCAATTGTTTGTGGCCGGCTACACTTATTAA